The following coding sequences lie in one Klebsiella huaxiensis genomic window:
- the apaH gene encoding bis(5'-nucleosyl)-tetraphosphatase (symmetrical) ApaH, with protein MSTYLIGDVHGCYDELIALLEQVEFNPEVDTLWLTGDLVARGPGSLEVLRFVKLLGDSVRIVLGNHDLHLLAVFAGISRNKPKDRLKSLLEAPDADELLNWLRRQPMMQIDEEKKLVMAHAGITPQWDLETAKQCARDVEAVLSSDSYPFFLDAMYGDMPNNWSNELSGLARLRFISNAFTRMRYCFPNGQLDMYAKEAPESAPAPLKPWFAIPGPVASEYSIAFGHWASLEGKGTPEGIYALDTGCCWGGDLTCLRWEDKMYFTQPSNRQKNMDEGEAIAS; from the coding sequence ATGTCTACATACCTTATTGGCGACGTTCACGGTTGCTACGATGAACTGATCGCATTATTAGAGCAGGTGGAGTTTAATCCTGAGGTTGATACGCTGTGGCTCACGGGCGACCTGGTCGCGCGCGGCCCCGGTTCGCTCGAAGTACTGCGTTTCGTAAAACTGCTTGGCGATAGCGTGCGCATTGTGCTGGGTAATCACGACCTACATCTGCTGGCGGTATTTGCGGGTATCAGCCGCAACAAACCGAAAGACCGACTGAAATCACTGCTTGAAGCGCCGGATGCCGACGAACTGCTCAACTGGCTACGTCGTCAGCCGATGATGCAAATCGATGAAGAGAAAAAGCTGGTGATGGCTCATGCAGGCATCACTCCGCAGTGGGATCTAGAAACCGCCAAACAGTGCGCCCGCGATGTTGAGGCGGTGCTGTCCAGCGACTCCTACCCGTTCTTTCTCGATGCCATGTACGGCGATATGCCGAACAACTGGAGTAACGAACTCAGCGGTCTGGCACGCCTGCGCTTTATCTCCAACGCTTTTACCCGCATGCGCTACTGCTTCCCGAACGGGCAGTTGGATATGTATGCCAAAGAAGCGCCGGAAAGCGCCCCCGCACCGCTCAAACCGTGGTTCGCCATTCCTGGCCCGGTAGCGAGCGAATACAGCATCGCCTTCGGTCATTGGGCTTCGTTGGAAGGAAAAGGAACGCCGGAAGGCATTTACGCGCTGGATACCGGCTGCTGCTGGGGCGGAGATCTCACCTGTCTGCGCTGGGAAGATAAAATGTACTTCACGCAGCCGTCGAATCGCCAGAAAAATATGGATGAAGGCGAGGCGATCGCCTCCTGA
- the folA gene encoding type 3 dihydrofolate reductase, producing the protein MISLIAALAVDRVIGMENAMPWNLPADLAWFKRNTLNKPVVMGRLTWESIGRPLPGRKNIVISSQPGTDDRVQWVKSVDEAIAACGDVEEMMVIGGGRVYEQFLPKAHKLYLTHIDAEVEGDTHFPDYDPDQWESVFSEFHDADAQNSHSYCFEILERR; encoded by the coding sequence ATGATCAGTCTGATTGCGGCGTTAGCGGTAGATCGCGTCATCGGTATGGAAAACGCCATGCCGTGGAATCTGCCTGCCGATCTCGCCTGGTTTAAGCGCAACACCTTAAACAAGCCGGTAGTAATGGGTCGTCTGACCTGGGAATCCATCGGACGCCCGTTACCGGGGCGTAAAAATATCGTTATTAGCAGCCAGCCCGGCACCGACGATCGCGTGCAGTGGGTGAAGTCCGTTGATGAAGCCATTGCCGCCTGCGGCGATGTTGAAGAGATGATGGTGATTGGTGGTGGTCGCGTTTACGAGCAGTTCCTGCCGAAAGCGCACAAGCTCTATCTGACGCATATTGATGCTGAAGTGGAAGGCGATACCCATTTCCCGGATTACGATCCGGACCAGTGGGAGTCGGTATTCAGCGAATTTCACGACGCTGATGCGCAGAACTCCCACAGCTACTGCTTCGAGATTCTGGAACGCCGCTAA
- a CDS encoding MFS transporter: MNDKIPSTRWLRIITPVLIACIISFMDRVNISFALPGGMETDLGITSQMAGVASGIFFIGYLFLQIPGGRIAVNGSGKKFIAWSLVAWAVVSIATGFVTHEYQLLVLRFILGVSEGGMLPVVLTMISNWFPEKEIGRANAFVMMFAPLGGMLTAPVSGAIIAALDWRWLFIIEGLLSIVVLVVWWFMISDRPEEARWLPESERQYLVTTLAAERAAKLAEAPVSNAPVKDVFRNPGLMKLVILNFFYQTGDYGYTLWLPTILKGLTGGSMASVGFLAILPFMATLAGIYVISLFSDRSGKRRLWVRFSLYCFAAALVASVILREHVVAAYIALVVCGFFLKSATSPFWSMPGRIASPEVAGSARGVINGLGNLGGFCGPYLVGVMIYLYGQNVAVCALAGSLIIAGTITFLLPKKCDLDTTQPDVAVTKQPRNA; the protein is encoded by the coding sequence ATGAACGATAAAATTCCCAGCACCCGCTGGCTGCGTATTATTACGCCGGTGTTGATCGCCTGTATTATTTCGTTTATGGACCGGGTTAATATTAGCTTTGCGCTGCCCGGCGGAATGGAAACCGATTTAGGTATTACCAGCCAGATGGCCGGTGTCGCCAGCGGAATATTTTTTATTGGTTATTTATTTCTGCAAATACCCGGCGGCAGAATTGCGGTAAACGGCAGTGGGAAGAAATTTATTGCCTGGTCGCTGGTGGCCTGGGCGGTGGTCTCTATCGCCACCGGTTTTGTCACGCACGAATATCAGTTGCTGGTGCTGCGTTTTATTCTCGGCGTTTCTGAAGGTGGAATGCTGCCGGTAGTGTTGACCATGATCAGCAACTGGTTCCCGGAGAAAGAGATCGGCCGGGCGAATGCTTTCGTGATGATGTTTGCCCCGCTGGGCGGTATGTTGACCGCGCCGGTATCGGGCGCGATTATCGCGGCGCTTGACTGGCGCTGGCTGTTTATCATCGAAGGCCTGCTGTCGATAGTGGTGCTGGTAGTGTGGTGGTTCATGATCAGTGACCGTCCGGAAGAGGCGCGCTGGTTGCCGGAAAGCGAGCGTCAGTATCTGGTCACTACCCTGGCCGCCGAGCGGGCGGCGAAGCTGGCGGAAGCGCCGGTAAGCAACGCGCCGGTTAAAGATGTGTTCCGCAACCCTGGCCTGATGAAGCTGGTGATCCTCAATTTCTTCTACCAGACCGGCGATTATGGCTACACGTTGTGGCTACCGACCATCCTGAAGGGGCTGACCGGCGGCAGCATGGCCAGCGTCGGGTTCCTCGCCATACTGCCGTTCATGGCGACGCTGGCAGGGATCTATGTGATTTCGCTGTTCAGCGACCGTAGCGGCAAACGTCGTCTGTGGGTTCGTTTCTCGCTTTACTGCTTTGCAGCGGCGCTGGTGGCCTCGGTAATATTGCGTGAACATGTGGTGGCGGCCTATATCGCGCTGGTGGTCTGCGGCTTCTTCCTGAAATCGGCAACCAGCCCATTCTGGTCAATGCCGGGACGTATCGCCTCGCCGGAGGTGGCCGGTAGCGCGCGCGGCGTGATTAATGGCCTGGGTAACCTTGGTGGGTTCTGCGGTCCGTATCTGGTGGGGGTGATGATTTATCTTTACGGGCAGAACGTGGCGGTTTGCGCGCTGGCCGGCTCGTTAATCATTGCCGGGACTATTACCTTCCTGCTGCCGAAGAAGTGCGACCTGGATACCACTCAGCCGGATGTTGCGGTCACTAAACAGCCGCGAAATGCGTAA
- the kefC gene encoding glutathione-regulated potassium-efflux system protein KefC: MDSHTLIQALIYLGSAALIVPIAVRLGLGSVLGYLIAGCIIGPWGLRLVTDAESILHFAEIGVVLMLFVIGLELDPQRLWKLRASVFGGGALQMVVCGALIGLFCMSLGLRWQVAELIGMTLALSSTAIAMQAMNERNLTVTQLGRSAFAVLLFQDIAAIPLVAMIPLLAASGGSTTLGAFALSALKVAGALALVVALGRYLTRPMLRFVARSGLREVFSAVALFLVFGFGLLLEEVGLSMAMGAFLAGVLLASSEYRHALESDIEPFKGLLLGLFFIGVGMSIDFGTLVTHPLRILILLVGFLVIKSLMLWLIAKPLGVPRAQRRWFAVLLGQGSEFAFVVFGAAQMADVLDSEWAKALTLAVALSMAATPILLVLLTRLEKSASGQEREADEIDEEQPRVIIAGFGRYGQIAGRVLLSSGVKMVILDHDPDHVDTLRKFDMKVFYGDATRVDLLESAGAEKAEVLINAIDDPQTNLQLAELAKEHFPHLQIISRARDVDHYIKLRQVGVEAPERETFEAALKSGRMTLEALGLGAYEARERADLFRRFNLQMVEEMVAMAENDAASRVAVFKRTSDMLTGIINEDRNHLSLVQRHGWQGTEEGRHTGDIADEPQNKPSA; this comes from the coding sequence ATGGATAGCCATACGCTCATACAGGCGCTCATCTATTTGGGGTCCGCCGCGCTGATTGTGCCGATTGCCGTGCGTCTTGGGCTGGGGTCGGTGCTCGGCTACTTAATCGCTGGCTGTATTATTGGCCCGTGGGGGTTGCGGCTGGTCACCGACGCCGAGTCGATTCTGCATTTTGCGGAAATCGGCGTGGTGCTGATGCTTTTTGTCATCGGCCTGGAGCTGGATCCGCAGCGCCTGTGGAAGCTGCGCGCCTCGGTGTTCGGTGGCGGGGCGTTGCAGATGGTGGTCTGCGGGGCGCTGATCGGCCTGTTCTGCATGTCGCTGGGCCTGCGCTGGCAGGTGGCGGAACTGATTGGTATGACCCTGGCGCTCTCATCAACGGCGATTGCCATGCAGGCGATGAACGAACGCAACCTGACGGTGACGCAGCTGGGCCGGAGCGCATTTGCGGTGTTACTGTTCCAGGATATCGCGGCAATTCCGCTGGTGGCGATGATCCCGCTGCTGGCGGCGAGCGGCGGTTCAACGACGCTGGGTGCGTTTGCTCTCTCGGCGCTGAAAGTCGCGGGGGCGCTGGCACTGGTGGTGGCGCTCGGCCGCTATCTGACCCGGCCCATGCTGCGTTTTGTTGCGCGCTCCGGTCTGCGTGAGGTGTTCAGCGCCGTGGCCTTGTTCCTGGTGTTTGGCTTTGGGCTGCTGCTGGAGGAGGTTGGGCTGTCGATGGCTATGGGGGCGTTCCTTGCCGGAGTATTGCTGGCAAGCTCTGAATACCGTCATGCGCTGGAAAGCGATATTGAGCCGTTTAAAGGCCTGCTGCTGGGGTTGTTTTTTATCGGCGTCGGGATGTCTATCGACTTCGGTACCCTGGTGACCCATCCGCTACGTATTCTGATTTTACTGGTTGGTTTCCTGGTCATTAAATCACTGATGCTGTGGTTGATAGCCAAACCGTTAGGTGTACCGCGCGCCCAGCGCCGCTGGTTTGCGGTGCTACTCGGGCAGGGAAGCGAGTTTGCTTTCGTGGTCTTCGGCGCGGCGCAGATGGCTGATGTGTTGGACAGTGAGTGGGCGAAGGCGCTGACCCTGGCCGTTGCGCTGTCAATGGCGGCAACGCCGATTCTGCTGGTGCTGCTGACCCGTCTGGAAAAATCTGCCAGCGGTCAGGAGCGTGAAGCCGATGAGATTGATGAAGAGCAGCCGCGAGTCATCATCGCCGGATTCGGGCGCTATGGGCAGATTGCTGGTCGTGTGCTGCTCTCCAGCGGCGTGAAGATGGTTATCCTCGATCATGACCCTGACCACGTCGACACCCTGCGTAAGTTTGATATGAAAGTGTTCTACGGTGATGCGACGCGGGTTGATCTGCTTGAATCGGCGGGGGCGGAAAAAGCAGAAGTGCTGATTAACGCCATCGACGATCCGCAGACTAACCTGCAGCTGGCGGAACTGGCGAAAGAGCACTTCCCGCATCTGCAAATTATCTCCCGCGCCCGCGATGTCGATCATTACATCAAGCTGCGTCAGGTCGGCGTCGAAGCGCCAGAGCGTGAAACCTTTGAAGCGGCGCTGAAGTCCGGGCGAATGACCCTCGAGGCGCTGGGGCTGGGGGCATATGAGGCTCGCGAGCGTGCCGATCTGTTCCGCCGTTTCAATCTGCAAATGGTCGAAGAGATGGTGGCGATGGCGGAAAACGATGCGGCTTCCCGGGTGGCGGTATTCAAACGCACCAGCGATATGCTGACCGGTATTATCAACGAGGATCGCAACCATTTATCGCTGGTTCAGCGCCATGGTTGGCAGGGGACGGAAGAGGGACGGCACACTGGCGATATTGCCGATGAGCCACAGAATAAGCCCTCGGCCTGA
- the kefF gene encoding glutathione-regulated potassium-efflux system oxidoreductase KefF: MILIIYAHPYPQHSHANKRMLEQARTLDGVEIRSLYQLYPDFNIDIAAEQAALARADLVIWQHPMQWYSVPPLLKLWMDKVLSHGWAYGHNGIALRGKSLMWAVTTGGGESHFAIGSFPGFDVLAQPLQATGLYCGMKWLPPFAMHCTFVCDDETLQAQARHYRQRLIEWQEAHNNG; this comes from the coding sequence ATGATTCTTATAATTTATGCACATCCCTATCCGCAGCACTCGCATGCGAATAAGCGGATGCTTGAGCAGGCAAGGACGCTTGATGGCGTAGAGATACGCTCTCTCTATCAACTTTATCCCGATTTCAACATCGATATCGCCGCCGAACAGGCGGCGCTGGCCCGTGCCGATCTGGTTATCTGGCAGCATCCGATGCAGTGGTACAGCGTACCGCCGTTGCTGAAGCTGTGGATGGATAAGGTGTTATCGCACGGCTGGGCTTACGGCCACAACGGTATCGCGCTGCGCGGGAAATCGCTGATGTGGGCGGTGACCACCGGTGGCGGCGAAAGCCACTTTGCTATCGGTTCATTCCCCGGTTTTGACGTTCTGGCGCAGCCGCTGCAGGCGACGGGTTTGTACTGTGGTATGAAATGGCTGCCGCCGTTCGCCATGCATTGCACTTTTGTCTGCGATGACGAAACCCTTCAGGCGCAGGCGCGCCATTATCGGCAACGCTTAATCGAATGGCAGGAGGCGCACAATAATGGATAG